cttggagtggggagagggttggatggttagtattggggtgggggagggtggcaaggtgagggttctggtggggaggatggcaaggtgaggcttgggttgtgggagggttgaaaggtgtggctagagGGGGGGTGTAGAGAGAGTGGCTATGTTAGCTTCACCAtcgccattttgtatgcagttattAATGTAACCGTTATTGGTGAACTTTATAATAGTTCAACATCACTACCACGGTCTTGCTGGCCTTAATAGTTCTTGAAATTAATTGCCTGTCTTTGGCTTTtcaccagctttcccatcctggtaccgagtaacagttaattgaaggtcttggcccagctgcacaatgttttgctaacggttggaacttcaataaactttcagccacaacacctgataagaatgaagagttacatcacctgctttagttaattggcACTAAGTTGTGATTGGTTTATTAAGATCACCTGATGTACAATTTCCCTATATCTGCCTTTCCATATTGTAAAAGAGGCACCCCCTTTTcccgctctccccctcccttttttcctcccaataTGCAATGCTACCTCACGCTGACTAGAAGCTGTCTATTGAGTTATGAGAGCTGATTCATTTTTCCTTTCacctgctaagcaatggagaagttttacattttgattttagtaggttcagtgattttgtctctgcttgcttttattcaattgattgtatgcatagtatgccatctgactatcgtttgttgaatgatgctaagttcaataaactttaagaacttgttttaaagaaacagtctcctttttctgagctgtgtgaatgttcaaaatcctaacccacgtttgaGGAGAGTAGGTCACTCTTCCTCTACATGGTTGGCAGCGGGTGGATTTTGAAACACGCTcagtattttgatttttttttgattGGCAAGCAGAGACCTGATAGACAGCTCTAGCATGGAAGATCAAGGTTTTGCTTCGGATGAACCAGTGATTGGACCTCGCCTCGGACGGGTAGCTGAGTTACAGGTCACACTGGAGAATTCCAGGAGAAGCGTGGATATTACATCAGCCGAGCCTGGAGTAAGCAGCAGAATGGCAGCCCAGAGGTCTGGAGCCGAAGAACAGCTGTTGGATGGCGCAGGGCTGGATGAGGACGACCCAGGGATGCCAGTGATGCGTTCCAGAGAGTTATCCGGAGCCAGTGCAACCAGACGAGACAGTTTGGAGACAGATGACTCCTCAGTACCGACCAGCACAGAAGGGTGGATGAAAATGATGCAAGCATTTATGCGTGCTCAAGAAACCACCATGCAGTTGCTAATACAAGATCGACGCAGAGATCCATCTGCGGCCTGGCAGAAAAGGCAATTCCCGCGCTACCAGCAGGGTGAGTCTGTGGAGAGTTTTTTAGCCCTGTTTGAAGCTGCCCTAAGAGAGAATAGAGTTCCTGAGAAGGACTATGTGCAGGCCCTATGGCCGTGCATATCTGGAGATTTGGCCCAATTGCTGGGGGAACTCACTCTTGGGGAGGAAGCGAGTTTTGAAAATTTTAAGAGGCAAGCACTAGCCAGATTTGGGAAGACAGAGGGTCAGCTGAGAGAAGAATTGAGGAAAGCCTTCCCAAAGAATAAAGAGACTTATGTCGCCTTTATGGCTAGGCTGAAGCTTACAGTTCAGCAATGGTTCAGATCTGCGAATGTAGAGACTGTGGAGGAAGCTGGCCATTTGATTGCTCGAGATCAATTCTTCCAAATCCTCCCTGGAGATATCTCGGCTATGGTCCAAGCAAGAGAAACCTTTGATTTATCTGAATTAGCTGCCTTTGCCGATCAGATGGCTACCATCAAGAATAAGGAGAAAAAAGCTCTGAATTTTTTCACCGGGAAAAAGGAGCAGTTTGGAATTAACCCCAGAGATGTGAGTTCAGCTGGCAAGGAGGGAGTTAAGGCTCCGTTCCAGAGAAAAGAAACTCCAGCAAAGCCTAGCAAGCCGGTCGAAGCCTCTACGCCCAAGAGCGTTACATGTTTTTCCTGCGGGAAAAGAGGCCACTATAAAAACCAGTGTATGGAGTCGAAAAAAGAAGCAAAGGTCCAAGTAGTTGGAGGCGACCGAGTCCTCATGCACACTGAAGATTGGGAAGGAAGCAGCGGATCACCCAGTAGCTCCGTGCATTCCAGTGAGGAGGAAGAGCCGGTTACTACTATGATCAAGCATTCCAAAAAGCCGTGGCCTGACCCTGAACTGTTGGCTCGGAGACGTGCCGGCAACGAGAGAGAAACTCGGCCTACTGACTCAAACCCGATGGTGAGAATGGGAAAATTACAGCTTGTTGATATAGACTGGGTTATTTCAAAAGACCAGAGACATTGGGTGGGAGCCTTTCGAGCCATGAAAGTCTTGCTTGGAGGCAAACTTTGGGTGGAGGGTTCGGTTGACACGGGTGCTGATGTGAGCTCCATTAATAGAAAATTGTTGGAGCAAATAGATCATAAGTTAGTGGGGAAAATTCAGGTGACTCCCTATGAAGGTCCTTCTATGTATCTAGATCTAGCCATGTTACATGTTCAGACCCCTAGAGTAAAAAGAAATATGTATGTTATAATACATGACACATCTGAAACACCCTTCATAGTAGGGGCAGACTTACTCTTTCAGTCCAGCCGGATGAAAGCTGTAGTTACTAGATCAAAGGCAAAGAATAGAGAGTCTGCCAATGCTAGGAAGGGAATAAAAGATGGACTGAAGAAGCAGTCTCATTTAAAAGAGTCGGAGAGTAAGGGTGAAGAGTCTCAAACTATGACCCCCCAATCAGCTAAGAAGAAGGAAGTTTGTTATCAGAGGGAGAAATCCGGAAATGGGTTGGGGGGGAAGCGAACGGCTAAGGCTGCTCCGAAGGAGTTAAATTTGCAAAGCGAAGGGAGGGAGCATAATGACGCTCCTGGTTTAGTTTCCCCGGCAACAGAGGTTGAGACTGTTCACCCTGAATCTGACCACGCTATAACTCATGGAGTGTCTGAAgagtttaaaaatgaacaaaaactcTGCCCTACTTTGGAAGAGTTACGTGACAAGGCCATGGTTAACTCTGAAAATGTGTCCAAGgagaatcctgagagatttatatggcatAATGGTTTGTTGTGTATAGGGAACGCTAATGCTGTAAGGTTATTCAAAGGAAGGAGAAGCACGGTGCAGTTAGTCGTGCCGAAGAAACATCGAGAGGAAATTTTGGAGTTGGCTCATAGTGTGCCGTTATCTGGTCATTTAGGTGTAAAAAGGACTATGGCTAGGGCTCAGAAGCAGTTTTTTTGGCCTGGCTTGACTAGAGCAGTGAAGGATTCTCGGCTCTAAATATGTGGATGTTTAAGGAAGCGAATCGGTCATACCACTGGGATAAGACTCGACGCGAAGTTGAGACCTTTACCCAGTAATTAGTGAACCTTTTGAACGGGTCAGTTTGGATATCCTGGGCCCTCTGCCTAAGAGTAGCTCTCCAGGAAAGAGATACATAATGACCGCGGCTGATCATGCCACGAGGCATCCCTGTGCATTCTGTCTGGAGAAATATCACTTCTTTATCCATTGCAAAGGCTTTGATGGAATTCATATCCACGTATGGGATTATGAAAATCTTAACAACAGATCAAGCCCCAAATTTGATGTCTCAAGTGATTCAAAAGTTTTGTGAACTAGCTGAGGTCCAACATGTCCCAGTAGTCGCATACAACCCCCAATCCAATGGGTTGGTAGAAAGATGTGTACAAAGCTTTGGTAGGTTGTTGAAATCGTATGTGATCACTCATTCCAATTCTTGGGATCAAGCTATTCCTTACCTGACTTTTGCCCTTCGTGATTCAGTGCAGGAAAGTTTGGGATTTAACCCGAATCAGTTGTTGTTCGGCAGAGATGTCAGAGGTCCCCTGAGtttagctagagcaaattgggaaggcaTGACTGATGACTCTTGTCCCAAAGATGTGAATGGTTATTTTTGTGACCTTCAACGTACGCTACAGGATGTTAGGTCAGTTGCTGCAGACAATCTGAAGCAGGCACAGAAAAGGCAGAAGGCTTACTTTGATGCAAAAGCCAGACCACGCACTTTTGGAATTGGCGATAAAGTGTTGTTGTTGTCTGTGGACAGTCCAGTCAAATTGGAAGTTGTTTGGAAAGGGCCATATGCTGTAATTGCAGTGTTGCCCAATGATAATTATGTGATCCAGATAGAGGATGTACATCGTACCGTGCATGCAAATAGGTTGAAACCTTATTGGGAAAGGGCTGCTGTGACTTTCCCTGTACAGGTTAGTTCAGATGCTGGAGAATTTTCAGAATGGTGTTTTGATGAAAAGGCTGACGTCAGTAAGGTGCAGATTTCTGATCGTTTGTCTGCTGAACAACGTGATCAAATAATATCCTTGTTGCAGAAGTTTGATTCACTGTTCACTGAACGCCCCGGTTTAACTCATCTAATCTCACATCATATTGATACCGGAGGAGTTGCCCCCATTAAGACTACTCCTTATCCATTGAATAATCATATGAAGCAAGTTGTGGAGAAGGAAATCAAGCAGATGTTGAAATGGGGTGTTATTGAACCTAGCCAGAGTGCGTGGGGAGCGCCTATTGTATTggtgaagaaaaagcaagtgtctgaagGTGACCCCCCTGAGTTCAGACTTTGTGTCGATTTCAGAAAAGTCAACTCAGTGACAGGGCTCGATCCGTACCCCACGCTACGATTAGGAGCATTTAGTAGAGAGAAATTCAGCCAGCGCCAACATAATATCAGCATCTCTTTAGATTGTTCAAAAGCGACATTTGGCAGATCCCTTTGACTGAGGAGGCTTCTGAAAAAACGGCTTTTGTGTGTCATTCTGGtcattttcagtttaaaaggATGGCTTTTGGGCTAAATGGAGCCTCAAAAACTTTCCAACGGCTAGTTGATAGAGTTCTCGTTGGTTTAGAATATGCTTTTGGGTATCAGGATGATATTGCCATTATGTCTTCATCCATGGGGATTCTCATTTTGGAAATCATGCAAATTTAGTAATCCTACACATAAACTAAGAGGCTGGCTTCTTGACTTTTAAGGCCCGGACAAatgtcaatttggatggaaggaagtGGTGTAATCTTTGGTCATAATGTTATAATGGTCAAATCAGGCCTTTGGAAGTTAAAGTTGCAAGTATAACAACCTGGCCCAAAACCTACGCTGCTGCAAAGGAAGTTCAATCCTTTTTAGGATTGGTTGGATTTTATAGGCGGTTTGTTTAAGTTGAGTGAGAGATCGCTCCCCTTTAACAGACTTGTGCAAAAAGAAAGCTCCTCTGAAAATTATTTGGAGTGACAAATGTCAGCAGGCTTTTGATGGGGTAAAAGCGGCTATTGCAAATGCCCCGGTTTTAGTCGCTCCTGACTTTGATAAGCCTTTTGAAGTATACACGGATGCTTCGGAAAGAGGTCTTGGTGCCACCCTTGTTCGTAAGGGTGATGATTTACAAAATGCATCCTCGTCATCTTTCTTAGTAGAAAATTAATACTGCCTCTTGTGAATGTGCCTTTGCTACGATAGAAAAGGAATGTTCACATCGTGTGGGCAGTGAAAAAACTGCATCCATACCAGCAGGGTTCTAAGTCTACAGTACGGTCAGATCATTAATCCTTTGGCATTtttgaataaaatgaagaataaCAATGCTCTCGATTCTAAGGTGGTCGTTAGCTCTACAAGACTACGGTAATTTTAAGTTAAACATGTCAAGGGGCAAAGACAAATGTTATTGCCGATGCTTTAAGTCGCGTCATTAAGTGAATTTCTGGAGTATGCTGTTCACGTATCGTCTCTTTGCTGCTATTGTATATATACATTGTAAAAAGAATGCATAGTTACGCTCTGTTAGCTGTATATATATTGCTTGGCAAAAAAATTTCTGAGTTTTTTACCCGGAAATTTCTGCTTAAAGGGGGCGTGTAGAGATAGTGGCTATGTTAGCTTAACCAtcgccattttgtatgcagttattAATGTAACCGCGCATGGGTGAACTTTATACAGTTCAACATCACTACCATACACGGTCTCTGCCGGGTCTTTAATAGCCTTCTTGAAATCTTTAATTCCGCCTGTCTCTTTTTGGCTTTtcaccagctttcccatcctggtaccgaaAGTAACAGTTAATTGGAATGTCTTTGGCCCAGCTGCAATAATGTTTTATTAACGGTTGAAACCCcaataaactttcagccaataacacctgataagaatgaagagtTAAGATCACCTAATGAAGCACTGGCACTAAGTTGTGATTGGTTTATTAAGATCACCCGATGCACAATCTCTATATATCTGCCTTTCCATATTGTAAAAAgaggcactccccttttcccgctctccccctcccttttttccttccaAATATGCAATGCTACCCCAATGCCTTCGACTAGAAGCCAGTTCATTGAGTTATGAGAGCTGATTCATTTTTCCTTTCacctgctaagcaatggagaagttttacattttgattttagtaggttcagtgattttgtctctgcttgcttttattcaattgattgtatgtatagtatgccatctgactatcgtttgttgaatgatgctaagttcaataaactttaagaacttgttttaaagaaacagtctcctttttctgagctgtgtgaatgttcaaaatcctaacccacgtttgaGGAGAGTAGGTCACTCTTCCTCTACAGGGGGGGTTAGAAGGTGAATATGAGAGTGAGGAAGGGTTGGTTGGTTTGGCTAATGGTGGGGGAAGAATGGAAAGCTGAGGCTTGGGTGGTGTgaggatggcaaggtgaggcttgggtgcAGGAAGGCTTGGAAGGGGTGTGAAGGGGTGGAGAGGCTTGGAATGTCTTGGGGAAGGTTTAGGGTGGGAGGGTGAAATTGGGATGGTTGGcgtggggaaggtgggagggcttTGTTAAGACTGGGGGAGGCAAGAGGGCTTTGCCAGGCACACAGAGAAGCTGCTCCATGGCCTGGGCTGGGTATTAAGGTTAGAGGGGAGCAGTGATGTAGGTAGGTGGGTTTGGTGACtaagggctttccagctgtttcattgtatgcattgtttcaagcaagccggacatgaaATGAGATGGGTTTGAACTCGagaacccctcccccttacctacatccctggaggGGCGGCAGGAGGGCTTTGTTAAGGCTGAGAAGGAGGCAGGAAGGCTTGGGGTGTTTGGAGTTGGGGGGAGGGCCTTGCTGGGCAGGTCTGACCTGGGTGTTTGAGGTGGAGGGAGGTAGGAGGTGGGAGGGGTTTGCTGGGCCATGGAGTAGTTAGGTTTGGAAGGGATCAGGTGGGGCATGGGCCAATTGGCATGCAGGACACACAGGacttgggtgtgtgtgtcctgcatggcaattggctaagggttcgtcaTTGAACATTAAAATCCTTAGCCAATTATTTATGGTAAGATATTGAGTTTATCAAGTCAATCACACAGGTTCAAAGATGACAACAATTTACAACACAGATTAAAACTTACCAAATTAGTGGGAACATTTGTAGGGGAAGGGcacagaatcatgaaaaaaaattattttttaaaaatgcagcctgATGTACTTACTCGCAAACCCATAGCATTTCCAGCTATTCCTATAGccaccctttgtcacttccagcaAGAACTTCCAGTTTGTACACaaagatataatttttaaaactccTGAGCAGCAGCAAGGAATAGGACCTAGGGGAGAAACTTCCTGCCCCCATTGGGGGATTGGCAACCCAACTGCTAAGTCATGGCCCAGCCACAACCCTGTAGCAATAGCAGCTATTGCACAACCACTTGGCACAGCATCCAAGACATACCCTGAACACCAACAGTGAGTAAATCAGCTGAGGTGTGTAATGGAGGAATTTGATCAAGGTATGTTCAGCTGGTCAAGACATTCATTACAAAATTCTTAGCAACTCAGGTTGCTGAAATTACATTGGAATGGCAGAACAGAAGTTAACATTTTACCTTCTCTTAGAAAAGCCTGCACTAGAACATTTCAATATCAGAAACTTGTGATTCGTGAAGTGGCTGTTGATAGTATTCACTATCATTTTTGAACTCTTGAAATATGCTTTGAGAATGATGCTATTAATACAGAAACCTTAAccttgccctgacctagatagcacATGCCATAGTATTTATctcctgatgcctaataaaggtcaacTGAACACTTGCCAtagcagaggggaaaacatgctggggggaatgttgtgcagaggtgggatccagcaggttctcaccagttcccgagagtgggttactaattatttgtgtgtgccgagagggggttactaattgggtccacttttccatctccacgccctcgcctccccctctcttcttctttctcgtagcccggagcttgccggctagtaagaggagggaccctttaactactgttgggtccaggggactctttacttgcttggtaggctatttattttggcactctgtctgttcattttatgataaattgtgatttaccatgatgcttggccacttaaaagctctgtattcctgtatgtgagaatgttatgctaatctgtgtctctaatcctggattaattaatgtgaaatatttgcagaatatacagtatggattgcgaattctagttcacaatggatgatgttctggtttatttttttactttaaacagaagaagaaaaacagtttggatttatatcccccctttctctcctgcaggagactcaaaggggcttacaatctccttgcccccctcacaacaaacaccctgtgaggtgggtggggctgaaagctgtgactagcccaaggtcacccaggaataaaaagggaatgttaatgactgattttaggtatttatggggctaaaggattacaaagcattttgaataagtgaaaggttaaagctactaactactaatgcttactcaatttttaaaaaagtcatgacctgtgtatcctggcagtagccttgatatctagctcttgaatatgcctatgaaGTAGGAATGGTCCaacggatccatgttttaatgaatttgtgtcttaatctaaagtgcaaattattttgagtattgaatgtattagcccttcagaatatagttaacaaacagtggtgatggtgaatcttcactaaattGTAGTGAcaactcatgatttcacagttggcataaagtcctgttgtttcctatgtggctggttagcgaaggtagaaaacagaataattctccctgttgggctgttttaaaaacatgttttagaaatatggtaaagttccttgtttaaggaaagtatccttcttttgatttctagaaacaaaattaagtatttgaaagtattaagtatttgacaggcagtcaattagaggagaaatagttgtttctgttggcagtagacgataggacttgctataatgagtttaaattatggacagaaagataccacctggaaattaggaactttttttttacagtaagagttttttttacagttacagagaaattattaatgccccacccccagaattcctggccacgcccctgtcatgcccctcccagccccattggcgctaagccacggtttgaatcccaccaccatgggaacctgttactaaaatttttggatcccaccactgatgttgtGGCCTTCTGGGATGTCCGTACATGGCGCTGGGCACCATATCAACACTTCTACACCCCCACTGACCCTGTTGGGGCAGCAGGTATATGCTGGAGGCATTTCCGGGGCTTTGCAGCCAGTTACGCTGCGGCCTGGGGCTTGGACTTGGCGTAGGTTCATTAatccctatggagggcttcctggtggcagtgggagggaggggtttggtttttctgcctcccttCACCAttggaaagtcctctggaggtggcagtgcagtgcagcagtggcgccgTCCCTGGGCATCCAGGGCTGAGGATTgggcagcccagaaaccagaaaCTCCATATGAAGTCAATGATGTGGGATGAATATTAGGGACATGGGCGATTCTTCTTCAGCAGGTTATTTAAGAAGAATTCTACTGAGCAGACAGGTGTATGTGAAATTCAGCTTGCAGTTGTGGCCCTTGTGAAATTCCATGTAGACTTTTCCATAAGAGAAATATTTGGGAGTAATAATTCAATTCAAATATGCCTCAGGAAAAACTATTTGAATGAGGTAAAACAGAAGGCCTAGCTCCATCAAACCAACTTAACAGTTTTATCTTCTGAAAAGCATTACTAAGCTTGAGTGGTTCAAACTGTATTCACCACAACCACCTAGGAAGTCTCCTTTGAAACTGAGgagactttcaaaagcagcttgtgaTATGACATTGGGATCTGCTGCCCCAAGGAAAAAATAGTTATGAAAATTCCACTAGAAATGTCTTAAGTCCAAAGGGATGCCTGTAGGAGTTATTTGGAACCAAGCTACTGATAGGAAGTAATAAAGATTCTGGGAAAAATTAATTCGGCTCTGGAGAAAGCACAGGTAGCAGGTTTTAGAAGGAAGTGACAGGTAAAGGACGGCTCTGACCTAGGGAAGCTAAAAAggcaagatcctctgaagatgccagccacagatgcaggcgagacatcAGAAgaacatgctactggaacacggccatacagcccggaaaccacacaacaccccagtgattccggccgtgaaagccttcaacaatacattaaaaaggcaagaggTAAGGATTAAATGTCACATCTTGAGAATAAGAATGATTGGAAGTAGCCAACCACATCTTTTACTGAaaatttttaatattaaaaaagaTTAGAGAAGCATGTATGTCATAAAAAGATAAGCACCAAAGCTACAAAGAAGAATAAGCACGTCCATGCTCCATTGATTATATActaaagattaaggggaaggtacacccacaatgatgataagagaaaatttgtacccaccaggctgaagactaaaaaatcacaaggaattttatagcatcatagcagtgttgaaaaattatttcaaagcaattttgtacaatacaggtacataggaacacagtaattatttttttcttttttaacacagtAACAGATTATATGAGCATGCTTACACTTAGCTGCAGCAGCATGTTAacactttcttttaaaagtttacttATTTATAATAATTAATCAATAGTAAAATAGTCAGCACAGTAATAATATTTTACTCCTTATCTTTTCATCTCAGTCTCactcatttctttttaaagattttttttctgcaacacagTTCTTTTGGCTTAATCCCTTTTAGTTATATTTGTGTTTTTCGTTTCTCTTTTCCTTATCTCCATGgtttttcctcccccctttcttattttcattttcttttttgtctggTTGTGAGTCATTTTTCACCCTTCTTTTGTAGCTTTCTCACATTTTAGTTTAAATCTTTTAAAGATTTAACAGAAAAGTGAAGATCAGAAAAGATACATTCACTTGGGCCACCTTAACTATTTCTAATTATTTCTTATTTCAGTTAAGGCTAACTTAACAGTGAACTGAAAGTTGATTGTGAAGTGCTTATAGAGGAGATTTTGACTTAGAATGGATAGACAATAATTTCTTTTGGGAGTATTGACAATAATTTCTTTtgggagttgttccactgggcctttggtgagaccagctgCGGAGGGTGCCCCCAGCCCCTGtccctgcccctcctctctgccccatatgggtccctcatactatcgggacccattatatatatatatatttctggggagggtttaaaCAAGGGTTTCGTGGGCCGCTGTGTTAggaattaactgttgttttaattgtatttatgataataattttgtgacgattttatgtatgatgtttttatgctgtacagaCCTAAGTTCAAATCCCGCCCTGAGCCACTCgaagatagggcggtatattaaattaaataaataaataaaaataaaaataaatattggggAGATATATTAAAGTCTCATTATCTACTCATTCCACCATTATCATACTTGAACAGATTTTAGTGcaaaacctgctgaatcccaccactgctcatgagCGTCATGgctgagttgggatttgaacttaGGTCTGATCAAAAATTACATGTTTTTTTGGGAAGGGAGATTTTGATTTGGACCAATGCAACTTCAAAGCATAAGGGTTTTTAGCTCtatgttggaaaatacctggagattgtggGGTTAAGCCtcaagagggcagggtttggggagggagggagggagggaaagggaagggacctcCTCATGTTACaaagccatagaatccaccctccaaagcagccattttatcctggggaactgatctcagtagagtggacatcagttgtaaaaacaggggatctccaggtcccacctggaggctggcagccctaactgTACTGGTTCTGGGGTGCTCTGACTTCTATGTAAGTGTGCCACTCCAGTGTGTGACTGTGCAAGCAAACCAAACTGGAGTCTGAAGGCACATTTAATTTTAACCACA
The DNA window shown above is from Sphaerodactylus townsendi isolate TG3544 linkage group LG07, MPM_Stown_v2.3, whole genome shotgun sequence and carries:
- the LOC125436130 gene encoding uncharacterized protein LOC125436130, giving the protein MEDQGFASDEPVIGPRLGRVAELQVTLENSRRSVDITSAEPGVSSRMAAQRSGAEEQLLDGAGLDEDDPGMPVMRSRELSGASATRRDSLETDDSSVPTSTEGWMKMMQAFMRAQETTMQLLIQDRRRDPSAAWQKRQFPRYQQGESVESFLALFEAALRENRVPEKDYVQALWPCISGDLAQLLGELTLGEEASFENFKRQALARFGKTEGQLREELRKAFPKNKETYVAFMARLKLTVQQWFRSANVETVEEAGHLIARDQFFQILPGDISAMVQARETFDLSELAAFADQMATIKNKEKKALNFFTGKKEQFGINPRDVSSAGKEGVKAPFQRKETPAKPSKPVEASTPKSVTCFSCGKRGHYKNQCMESKKEAKVQVVGGDRVLMHTEDWEGSSGSPSSSVHSSEEEEPVTTMIKHSKKPWPDPELLARRRAGNERETRPTDSNPMLSHPGTESNS